One window of the Halonatronomonas betaini genome contains the following:
- a CDS encoding S66 family peptidase — protein sequence MIKYPEPLKKGDTIGITAPSSGVTGVFAKKLDNAKKQLKELGYNFIETASVRKQKKLTSAPAEVRAEEFTSLYLDENVKAIVPPWGGVFLMDMLPYLNFEELKNAKPKWVLGFSDTSTLLFVLTLKLNIATAHGPNLLDFGNDSIDRSVLKVLDILSKKAGEKFTQFSLGYYQKEWLEVTKNNFPAYDLTEKVEWMILGNQKEANCEGRLIGANLDVICKLIGTPFDLVKRYKNDYKEDGLIWYFESCEMNSTDIYRTLWQMKMNGWFENCKGILYGRVDGYRDVDDFRLTDALEYALSDLEVPVIYEVDLGHLPPQLTFINGAYADILVRNGEGKITQKLV from the coding sequence ATGATAAAATATCCAGAACCATTAAAAAAAGGAGATACAATAGGAATTACAGCACCGTCATCAGGTGTAACCGGAGTTTTTGCGAAAAAGCTAGATAATGCAAAAAAGCAGTTAAAAGAATTAGGTTATAATTTTATTGAAACAGCATCTGTAAGAAAACAAAAGAAATTAACCAGTGCTCCAGCTGAAGTTAGGGCAGAAGAGTTTACATCATTGTATTTAGATGAGAATGTAAAAGCAATTGTTCCTCCCTGGGGTGGAGTATTTTTAATGGATATGCTTCCATATTTAAACTTTGAAGAACTAAAAAATGCTAAGCCTAAATGGGTATTAGGTTTCTCTGATACAAGCACTTTATTATTTGTATTAACTTTAAAACTTAATATTGCAACAGCACATGGACCTAATTTACTTGATTTTGGTAATGATTCAATTGACAGATCTGTATTAAAGGTATTAGATATTTTAAGTAAGAAAGCAGGAGAGAAATTTACACAATTCAGTTTAGGCTATTACCAGAAAGAATGGCTGGAGGTAACAAAAAATAATTTCCCTGCTTATGATTTAACTGAAAAGGTAGAATGGATGATTCTAGGCAATCAGAAGGAAGCCAATTGTGAGGGAAGATTGATAGGAGCAAATCTAGATGTCATCTGCAAATTGATAGGAACTCCCTTTGATCTGGTAAAAAGATATAAAAATGATTATAAAGAAGATGGTTTGATTTGGTATTTTGAGAGTTGCGAAATGAATTCAACTGATATCTATAGAACTTTGTGGCAAATGAAAATGAATGGCTGGTTTGAAAATTGTAAGGGGATATTATATGGAAGGGTTGACGGATATAGAGATGTAGATGACTTTAGACTTACTGATGCATTAGAGTATGCATTATCCGATTTAGAGGTACCAGTTATTTATGAAGTCGATTTAGGACATCTACCTCCCCAATTGACTTTTATTAATGGTGCTTATGCAGATATATTAGTGAGAAATGGAGAAGGAAAAATAACTCAAAAGTTAGTTTAG
- a CDS encoding YfbR-like 5'-deoxynucleotidase, whose protein sequence is MINSLFALKLFEAFSIERWNDRIRPIVLNEMDRSGHKMMIAYFLGKYEEKSGKDIEWDKIIYGGLFELLKKIVLSDIKAPVHRRIKDGYPEEFKKLNKWVVQQYEIIIEDQDLLDNFYKYIDEKENLDDVNFRILRAAHKYSSLREFEIIKNSNTMTPDLQRIEKELNADIKQFSDIQGLQSLILKQELFDFVTKIEQLRYQVRWGQSPRIPKTSVLGHSMLVAILSLLITREFNPTGKRIYNNFFAGLFHDLPEAVTRDIISPVKKATEKLPDIVKRIEKEIVSEQLYPLIEDFIEKELKYFTEKEFKNKIIENEEIKEVTIKKINDEYNFDEFSPLDGELIGLSDQIAAYLEAYKSIEYGISSSHLEQGKTYIYHNLKNNNLISELDIRKFLMELE, encoded by the coding sequence ATGATTAATAGTTTGTTTGCATTAAAATTGTTTGAAGCTTTTTCTATTGAACGCTGGAATGATAGAATTCGTCCAATTGTATTAAATGAGATGGATAGAAGTGGGCATAAAATGATGATTGCATACTTTTTAGGTAAGTATGAAGAGAAAAGCGGGAAAGATATAGAGTGGGATAAGATTATCTATGGTGGTTTATTTGAGTTATTAAAAAAAATAGTATTGTCTGATATAAAAGCTCCAGTACATAGAAGAATTAAAGATGGATATCCCGAAGAATTTAAAAAATTAAATAAATGGGTAGTACAGCAATATGAAATAATTATTGAGGACCAAGATTTGCTAGACAATTTTTATAAATATATAGATGAAAAGGAAAATTTAGATGATGTAAATTTTAGAATTTTAAGAGCTGCCCATAAATATTCTTCTTTAAGAGAATTTGAAATAATTAAAAATTCAAATACAATGACTCCTGATTTGCAAAGAATAGAGAAAGAATTAAATGCTGATATTAAACAATTTTCTGACATCCAAGGGTTGCAATCATTAATTTTGAAACAAGAATTATTTGATTTTGTTACAAAGATTGAACAATTGAGATATCAGGTAAGATGGGGACAATCTCCAAGAATCCCAAAGACATCAGTTTTAGGTCATTCAATGCTTGTAGCAATATTATCATTATTAATAACACGTGAATTTAATCCAACGGGCAAAAGAATTTATAATAATTTTTTTGCTGGTTTATTTCATGATTTACCAGAAGCAGTTACTAGAGATATAATTTCTCCAGTAAAAAAAGCTACAGAAAAATTACCTGATATTGTTAAGAGAATTGAAAAAGAAATTGTATCTGAACAACTATATCCATTAATCGAAGACTTTATTGAAAAAGAATTAAAATATTTTACTGAAAAAGAATTCAAAAATAAAATTATTGAAAATGAAGAAATTAAAGAAGTGACCATAAAAAAAATAAATGATGAATATAATTTTGATGAGTTTTCACCACTTGACGGTGAGCTAATTGGTTTATCAGATCAAATAGCTGCATATCTCGAAGCATATAAATCAATTGAATATGGTATAAGTTCTTCTCATTTAGAACAAGGGAAGACTTATATTTATCATAATTTAAAAAATAATAACTTAATTTCTGAATTAGATATTCGAAAATTTTTAATGGAATTAGAATAG
- a CDS encoding DUF6765 family protein, with translation MDIEFHYYVTYLTSVIAGFDPDSAYVIAYSSQYVDDNDITFEINGDTTYENYISQTFNITKPQGKLQRIYSLFHFIPGEAEQYSREITKDEYPTLTTTPNSIYANQMIDKALESGNLYRIGLAAHAYLDTWSHQNFIGTTDSYNSKSFLNPLNLCHANAGHKPDRPGLVWEDNRLINSEIDNNKRFLEAISYLYDKLSNQTNSSINKSNKERLITDIEEIIYNEDTKEFRIDKYKELALKDIYSGKRIPDYNKFKWFNEAICEDYPEERTIEIFYQDFNLKDAFFKDYTWADHDNYEDTHWYKFQKAVKDHQEMMIDILDELLDEVKDMDEW, from the coding sequence ATGGATATTGAATTTCACTATTACGTGACTTATTTGACGTCTGTTATTGCTGGATTTGACCCAGATTCTGCTTATGTAATCGCTTATTCCTCTCAATATGTTGATGACAATGATATTACTTTTGAAATTAATGGAGACACTACTTATGAAAATTATATTAGCCAAACATTCAATATAACTAAACCTCAAGGTAAACTTCAAAGAATCTATTCACTATTCCACTTTATACCTGGTGAAGCTGAACAATACTCTAGAGAGATCACCAAAGATGAATACCCCACTCTAACAACCACCCCTAATAGTATATATGCCAATCAAATGATAGATAAAGCATTAGAATCCGGCAACCTATATAGAATAGGGCTTGCAGCTCATGCTTATCTTGACACCTGGTCACACCAAAATTTTATCGGAACTACAGATTCATATAATTCAAAATCATTTTTAAACCCTCTTAATTTATGTCATGCTAATGCAGGACATAAACCTGATAGGCCTGGATTAGTATGGGAAGATAATCGCTTAATTAATTCAGAAATAGACAACAACAAGAGGTTTTTAGAAGCAATCTCATATCTTTATGATAAATTATCAAATCAAACTAATTCTTCAATAAACAAAAGCAATAAAGAAAGATTAATTACCGATATTGAAGAGATTATTTATAATGAAGATACTAAAGAGTTTAGAATTGATAAGTATAAAGAATTAGCACTTAAAGATATTTACTCAGGAAAAAGAATCCCAGATTACAATAAGTTCAAATGGTTTAATGAAGCAATATGTGAAGATTATCCTGAAGAAAGAACTATTGAAATTTTTTATCAGGATTTTAATTTGAAAGATGCATTTTTTAAAGACTATACATGGGCAGACCATGATAATTATGAAGACACCCACTGGTATAAATTCCAGAAAGCAGTCAAAGACCACCAGGAAATGATGATAGATATTCTAGATGAATTATTGGATGAAGTAAAGGATATGGATGAGTGGTAG
- a CDS encoding beta-glucosidase: MKNNITEILEELTLKEKASMFSGGDFWQTETIERLSIPAIFLVDGPHGVRNVVDRHHTDPAKKATCFPTAVNLAASWDLSLIEKVAEALAEESKCLGVDVLLGPGINMKRSPLGGRNFEYFSEDPFLTAELAIKFINTVQRKGIGTSLKHYIANNQEYKRFSIDAQIDERPLREIYLSAFEKIVKKANPWTIMAAYNQVNGDFATESSYLLKKILRNEWGYKNLVVSDWRAVHNRVEALKAGLDLEMPGSVPINDQKILDAVESGELIKEKVDQSIKRQLDLILKSQSTKKENIDLPIEKHHQLSKEIASETIVLLKNQGKLLPLTKERLDDTKSMLVVGELAKKIRYQGIGSSQVNPTKLDTHYKALKDKFDKQLEVDYAEGYKSNDKLEENENLKQKALSTAKNKDYVIVYAGLPDKVEAEGYDRENIKLPKEQNELIKELTEINSNVIVVLNNGSAVDLREWIDKVSAVIEAGLPGQAGALALADIISGEVNPSAKLTESYPLKLEDNPSYLNFPGNNGIVRYGEGIYIGYRYYDKKKMEVLFPFGYGLSYTEFAYRKAEVPNHLEEGENLKIKVLIENTGLFKGKEIVQVYISQEKPRLDRPPKELKGFGKIELDPGEEGRLELELDYQELAYYHPEEGWVVESDYYKLMIGASSRDIKITEKIWVESSTIIKGLTKKSPFIDWLNDPFGHKAVKKVLTEEQIKEIEYHNSRPIYRLHFYSPDQVSLKNIEDILDVYQNL, translated from the coding sequence ATGAAAAATAATATTACTGAAATATTAGAAGAACTTACCTTAAAAGAAAAGGCTTCAATGTTTTCAGGTGGAGATTTTTGGCAGACAGAAACAATTGAAAGACTGAGTATTCCTGCAATATTTTTAGTTGATGGTCCGCATGGAGTTCGTAATGTTGTTGATCGACATCATACTGATCCAGCTAAAAAAGCTACCTGTTTTCCAACAGCAGTTAATTTGGCAGCAAGTTGGGACTTAAGTTTAATTGAAAAAGTTGCAGAGGCGCTTGCTGAAGAATCAAAATGTCTTGGAGTAGATGTGCTTTTAGGACCTGGTATTAATATGAAGCGCTCACCTCTTGGCGGTAGAAATTTTGAATATTTTTCCGAGGACCCTTTTTTAACTGCTGAGTTGGCAATAAAATTTATCAATACAGTTCAAAGAAAAGGGATAGGTACTTCCTTAAAACATTATATTGCCAACAACCAAGAATATAAACGCTTTTCGATTGATGCTCAGATAGATGAAAGACCTTTAAGAGAAATTTATTTGTCTGCGTTCGAAAAAATAGTAAAAAAAGCAAATCCCTGGACAATAATGGCTGCTTACAATCAGGTTAATGGTGATTTTGCGACTGAGAGCAGTTATTTACTTAAAAAAATATTAAGGAACGAATGGGGATATAAAAACTTAGTTGTTTCTGATTGGCGGGCTGTGCATAATAGAGTCGAGGCATTAAAGGCTGGTCTTGATCTAGAAATGCCTGGCTCAGTACCAATTAATGATCAAAAAATTTTAGATGCTGTTGAAAGTGGTGAATTAATTAAAGAAAAAGTTGATCAATCAATTAAAAGGCAATTAGATTTAATTTTAAAGTCTCAGTCTACCAAAAAAGAAAATATTGATTTACCTATAGAAAAACATCATCAATTATCAAAAGAAATTGCTAGTGAAACAATAGTCCTTCTTAAAAACCAGGGTAAACTACTACCACTGACAAAAGAAAGATTAGATGATACAAAATCAATGTTAGTAGTTGGAGAATTAGCTAAGAAAATACGTTATCAGGGAATTGGAAGTTCACAGGTTAACCCTACAAAATTGGACACTCACTATAAGGCTTTAAAAGATAAATTTGATAAACAATTGGAAGTAGATTATGCAGAAGGTTATAAGTCTAATGATAAACTAGAAGAAAATGAAAATTTAAAACAAAAGGCACTCAGCACTGCTAAAAATAAAGACTATGTTATTGTGTATGCTGGTTTACCTGATAAGGTAGAAGCTGAAGGCTATGATCGTGAAAATATAAAATTACCAAAAGAACAAAATGAGTTAATAAAAGAATTAACAGAAATTAATTCAAATGTTATAGTTGTTTTAAATAATGGTTCAGCAGTTGATTTACGAGAATGGATTGATAAAGTGTCTGCAGTTATTGAAGCGGGATTACCAGGCCAAGCTGGTGCTTTAGCTTTGGCAGATATTATTTCTGGAGAGGTTAATCCTTCTGCAAAACTAACAGAAAGCTATCCTTTAAAATTAGAAGATAACCCTTCTTATCTCAATTTCCCAGGTAATAATGGGATCGTACGCTATGGAGAAGGAATATATATTGGGTATCGTTATTATGATAAAAAGAAAATGGAAGTTCTTTTTCCCTTTGGTTATGGGCTTTCTTATACTGAGTTTGCTTATAGAAAAGCGGAAGTTCCAAATCATCTAGAAGAAGGAGAAAACTTAAAAATTAAAGTTTTAATTGAAAATACTGGTCTGTTTAAAGGGAAAGAAATAGTTCAAGTTTATATTTCACAAGAAAAACCGCGCCTAGATAGACCTCCAAAAGAACTGAAAGGTTTTGGAAAAATTGAGCTGGATCCAGGAGAAGAAGGACGGTTAGAATTAGAGCTTGATTATCAAGAACTTGCTTATTATCATCCAGAAGAAGGCTGGGTTGTCGAATCTGATTACTATAAGTTAATGATTGGTGCTTCTTCTAGAGATATTAAAATTACAGAAAAGATTTGGGTTGAAAGTTCAACAATTATAAAAGGTTTAACAAAAAAATCTCCTTTTATAGATTGGCTTAATGATCCTTTCGGTCATAAAGCAGTAAAAAAAGTTTTAACTGAAGAACAGATAAAAGAAATTGAATACCATAATTCTAGGCCTATTTATAGGTTACACTTTTATTCTCCTGATCAAGTCAGTCTTAAAAATATAGAAGATATTTTAGATGTTTATCAAAATTTATAA